CGAGCTCTCCCGAGAACTGGAGTgtctgtgggagggaggggcggctGCTGCTCTCGGGCGCCCTCGACTGCCCGTCGAGGAAATAGGGCCGCGCGGACCCACTCCTGTCCCGGCCCAAATCCGACCGCACAGAGCCGGCCTAGCCAGCGGGGCCGTATGAGGAGCCCGCAGCCAGGGTCCTCGGGCCCCGCTCTGCGCGGCGCTCCCGGCTCTGTCACCGCGGGCAGGGTCCAGTCCGAACCTCGAACCCTTGCCCGGCGGGGTCCTTTCCAACCGCGCGTTGCCGCCTCTCCTCCTCCGGGCCAGGGGAGCAGTGGCCGCGGCCGTGGCCGTAACCGGAGCCCTGGGTCACAGCGGCGGCGAGCGCCGAGATCCGTCCAGGTTTTCGGCGCGAGGCAGCCGGCGCCGGCCTCGGGAAGGTGGACGGGGCCACCGCGCGCGAGGCTGGGGGCGCCTGGCGCGGAAGGGGTGTCGGCTGCGGATCACCCAGAGGACACCGGGAGGAGaattcctggggtggggggggaggggaggggggaggcccGGGGAGGCTGGGCGTTGGGTAGGAGGCACCGACTGACCTTCCAGGGCTGCCGTGGAGAGGCGGGGAGGGCGGCGGCACAGGGTCTGGCCCCTCCGCGCGCCTCCTGCCCGTTCTCTCCGCGCCCGGcgctccagcccccagccccggaCCCTCGCTGCCCCCCGCTCCACGACCGCTGGACGCGGCCCGTGGTCCAGCGGGCCAGGTAGGAGGGAGGCGGCGCCGGGGCAGAGGGGCCGCGGGCGCCCCCCCGCCCTCCTGCGCTGTGCCCGAAGATGTCGGGAGCTATCTTTGCGCCCCTGGAGGGCCCGGGCGCCCTGGACGCGGCGAGCGGCCCCCCGCTCGTGTGCCCGCTGTGCCGCGCGCGGTACGAGCACCCCTGCCTGCTGGACTGCTTCCACGACTTCTGCGCCGGCTGCCTGCGCGGCCGCACCGCCGACGGCCGCCTCGCCTGCCCGCTGTGCCAGTGAGTGCCTCGAGCCCCTTAAGACGGGAGACTGGCCCCGCTGGGCTGGGACCTAGGTGCTGGGAGGGCAAGGCTCTGACTCCCTGTGGAGACGGCTGGGAGAGGCTGCCCGCAGCCTGCACCTCTCTGCCAGAGAACGTGAAGGCtccagcccattttacagatggggtaaCTGAGACCCGGGGTTATGGCCCAAGGCCTCCCACAGAAAGTCAGGGGGCGAGGGCGGGCTAGAGTGCGCGTGCTGTCGGATTCAATGCTGCTGGAGTAGGGGATCTCAGCTCAGCGCCTGGACACTCCCAGTAACTCACTTGGGGGTCCTGAAGTCTTCAGTCAACACAAGCAGGTTATGTTGGCTCAAGTTACCCGGGGTGGCCCTAAATTTGCCCGATGCCGTGAGAGGGGGTTGAGGGGAGCCTTCTGCCTTTGACACCCTGAGTCGCCAGCCCCATCCCGAGATTCCCCTAGGACTGGAAAGGGATGGGGTCAGAGAGCACTGGCTGAGATATTTACAGACATCAGACCTGCAGGCATCCCACCTCCCGCCACCCTATTTTTAGCTCCAGACTGGAATGTCTGGAGTAGGAAGGGGGTAGGGAGCCTTAGGGAAGGGGCCTCTGGATCTTGGCTGGAGCTTCTCCGCAGACACCAGACGGTGGTGAAGGGCCCCAGCGGGCTGCCTCCGGTGGATCGGCTGTTGCAGTTCCTGGTGGACAGCTCAGGGGATGGTATGGACGTGGTGCGCTGTGCCAACTGCGACCAGGAGTGCGGCAAGCAGGCAGGGgcgcctgggggtggggtggggagcggaGGGTGCCAGGTTGCACTGTCCTGACGCTTGCAGTGTGTGCCATGTCATCAGAGGATCACCCATCAGGGCATTCTCCAGCGCCTCTCTAAGGCGTATCCAGAATGTGGGCCCCATTTTACTGGTGTGGAGACTGAGGTCCAAAACAACTGCCTTGGGCCAACACCAAGATAGTTGCAGGAGTTAAGGCTATTTCGATTTGGAGAGAGCTTACTGGTCCCCAACTCAGAACACAGTTGTGAATTGGAACAGGAAGGGCATGCCAGGGCACAGGCCTAGGCCAGCCCTCTGGGGTCCGCTGCTACCTGGGTAGCTGTGAGCAGCTATCAACAGCCCAAGGGGAAGTGAGGACATTGTGCCGTTGGGGAGGGGCGATCCTGAAAGACCAGGGAGCAGAGGCCAGGCTTCAGGCTGGACTGTGAAGGGCACGCGAGACTCTCTCTGGCCTGTGGAGGCTGGACCAGGTATTCCAAATCCCAGGAGGATGTCCCTGCAGGAGCAAAAGGTCTGGGAGGGCGGGCAAGTTCTAGAATATGTGCTACGCAGAAGTACAGACATAAccagcaggaggtgaggggctGGAGGTCGGGAGAGCATGGGGAGGAAATGGCCTTGAGTGCCAACGTAGGAAGTTGGGGTCTGTGCTTTCATAGCCATTGCTGGGGTCGGTGCCCTGGGGAAGGACTCTCAGCCCTGGGGAAGGGCACCTGCAGGTCTTCACTTCTTTTCGCCTCCCAGCCAAGTTCCCACTCCAGATGGCCGGCGTAGGCATCCATGTGGCTACTAGTGAGGGCGCCAAGGGGgggcttcacacacacacacaggcgtaCACATACGTTTTTGTTATAGGTGAAATGTTTTGCAAATGCAGTGCCTGCCCTCCCCACAACCCCATGTAACCCCCTCCGCAAGACCGTCCTGGGTAACTGCTCCTTACTGGACCTACTTACctattctctgagcctcaatatTCTCGTCTGTAAACTGGGTACATGAGAGCGCTGCGCGTTGGGGTTACATGAAAGGGCTGCATGTGACCGCGCGCCTGCCCCAGGCCGGGTCCAAGACGCACAGCCACGACGTGCGGAGGCTGCAGTTCCCTCGCGGGCTGTGATGGGATCAGGCTCCCAGTTCACGGGCGGGTTGAGCCCGAGCTCTGTCCGCAGGACGCAGAGACCACGTACTTCTGCAACACGTGCGGGCAGCCGCTGTGCGCGCGCTGCCGCGATGAGACGCACCGGGCACGCATGTTCGCGCGCCACGACATCGTGGCCTTGGGCCAGCGCAGCCGCGACGTGCTCCAGAAGTGCAGTGAGTGCGGCGTGCCGGATGGGGACCAGCGCTGGGCGGGGACGGGGGCGGGCACCGGCCGGAGCCCTCACCGCCGCACTCCCCCCCTCCGCCGCAGCACTGCACGCCGAGCCCTACATCATGTTCTCCACCGACAAGAAGTCGCTGCTGTGCATCCGCTGCTTCCGGGACATGCAGGGGTGGGTAGAGGGCGCGGGAGGTGAGGGGGCTGGAGGGTGGCCCGGAGCAGGGCTCATCCGCGGGCTCCCCGTAGGGAGAGCCGGGCTCACTGCGTGGACCTCGAGTCGGCGTACGTGCAAGGCTGCGAGCGGCTGCAGCAGGCGATGCTGGTGAGCGCGGGGTGCCCGGCGCGCCGGGGCGGGGATTGAGAACGCGCGCCCACAAGACTGAGGCCGCCCTGTCCCCAGGCGGTGAAGGCCCTGCAGACCGCCACAGGGGAGGCCATCGCACTGCTGCAGGCGATGGTGGACGAGGTGCGACGCAGCGCGGCGGATGAGGAGGCCGCCATCCACGCCCTCTTCGGCAGCATGCAGGTGAGGGGTAGGGGGGACTAGACAGCCACAGGCTGAGCATCCTTATCAGCCATGGCCGgtgcccaggacacagggcaggcCCCTCCCCCCGGGGGCCCGTGTGGAGTTTCCAGTGTAGCAGGGCAGCAAGTCTTGAGCTGCTTTCAGAAGTTACTTAATCATCGGAGCTGCCAGGAGAGTTCTAGAGGTGGAGCACAGGCCTGCCCCAGGCTGGCGCTGGTGGTGAGAGGgtgtcagggaagacttcccccaggaggtgacatttaaggtGAGGGCACTAGGGCTCTCAGGCAgtgagatgcaagaaggaggtgGCCCGGGCAGCAGCGCTGGTGGGCCGGAGAGAGCCAGCCTAAGCAGCTGTGTGGCTGGGGCCCAGGGGACTGGGAGAGCGCTGGGAGGTGGCGGGGCCGAGTTTGCCCAGCCAGTAGCAGACCTTCCCTCCCAGGACAAACTGGCAGAGAGGAAAGCGCTGCTGCTGCAGGCTGTGCAGAGGTGAGTGGTGGCGGGCGCTCCATCCCCTGCCCCTTGACCTCCAGACATCTAATCTCATAGCCTGGGCAGGCGCCGGCCCACCCTGGAGAGCAAGACATCCAGGTGTCTACCGGTGAGGAGGAAAGCTCAGGGCTCAGGGAAGGGGTGTCAAGGAAGGATGCACAAAGCTGGTGGGGAGATGGAACCACCCAGCTCTGAGCCCGCCCCCAAAGTGGGGGTGGGCAGCCCTCCCCTTGGAGATGAGGCTGCCTGCTCCTCCCCCAGCCAGTATGAAGAAAAGGACAAGGCCTTCAAGGAGCAGCTCTCCCATTTGGCTACTCTGCTGCCCACCCTCCAGGTAAGGGGAGCTGGGGGCGCAGGGCCGGGCACCCAGCCCAGGCACTGAGCAGTGTCCCTCTCACAGGTCCACCTGGCCATCTGCTCTTCCTTCCTCAGCTTGGCCAACAAGGCTGAGTTCCTGGACCTGGGCTATGTGAGTGCCCACAGATTCTGTGtctccccccccctccccaccaggaaCCCACCCTGCACACTAGAGCCCCCCACCTCAGGGCTGGGCAGCCTGTTACCTGGAGGCTGGACCAGGAGGGGGTCTTTGGGTAGCCCCTTCTTCCACACCATCATCTACAAAACATTTAGGGGCTGGCTGAACCCCTTTTAATAGgacagcagggaattccctggcggtccagcggttaggactccaccccgttcaatccctggtggtcggggagctaagatcccgcaagccacgcaaACCGCGGCcaaaagctaaataaaaaaataagaggacAGCAAAGCCTAGAAGGGAGCATAAGCCTCTCCCCCAAAGTGCAGAGTGTCTACTGGAGTCCAGACCCCCCAGTCTTTCCTGTGgatttgggggcaggggtggtgtggAAGGATTGGATGGCAGGTGAAATCCTAAAGACGGACGCGTCCTCCGGTCCTCCCGCCTCCCTGTCACCCCCACGCCCCCACCCACCTGAGCGCAGGAGCTGGTGGAGAGGCTGCAGGGCATCGTCACGCGGCCACATCGCCTACGGCCCGCACAGAGCAGCAAGGTGGGCGGGGCCGCGGGGTGGGCCGGGCCCGGGGGCGGAGGCCCGCGGAGTCTGGAACTGCCTCACGAGCTCGTCCGTCCCCCCAGATCGCCAGCGACTACCGCGCCGAGTTCGCGCGCTGCCTGGagccgctgctgctgctgggacCGCGCCGGGCGGCGGGTGCCGGGGGC
The genomic region above belongs to Phocoena sinus isolate mPhoSin1 chromosome 1, mPhoSin1.pri, whole genome shotgun sequence and contains:
- the RNF207 gene encoding RING finger protein 207 isoform X3, translated to MSGAIFAPLEGPGALDAASGPPLVCPLCRARYEHPCLLDCFHDFCAGCLRGRTADGRLACPLCQHQTVVKGPSGLPPVDRLLQFLVDSSGDGMDVVRCANCDQECGKQDAETTYFCNTCGQPLCARCRDETHRARMFARHDIVALGQRSRDVLQKCTLHAEPYIMFSTDKKSLLCIRCFRDMQGESRAHCVDLESAYVQGCERLQQAMLAVKALQTATGEAIALLQAMVDEVRRSAADEEAAIHALFGSMQDKLAERKALLLQAVQSQYEEKDKAFKEQLSHLATLLPTLQVHLAICSSFLSLANKAEFLDLGYELVERLQGIVTRPHRLRPAQSSKIASDYRAEFARCLEPLLLLGPRRAAGAGGGTSTLAGGSGPKVLMGPSCPSPVGKMLGSPVQKPTLHRSISTKVLLAEGDDSPFTEHCRHFENSYRVRGPGTCQLGKAPPLLAKRLQAEMQNLKDQVQELHRDLTKHHSLIKAEIMGDILHKSLQVDTQIALEYASVEGMRAVFQEIWEESYQRVANEQEIYEAQLHDLLQLKQENAYLTTITKQITPYVRSIAKVKERLEPSCSTHAGSSSSTRDRTWAPCIGSTASYPPDHWVSGPCGGTVRTSPKHAR
- the RNF207 gene encoding RING finger protein 207 isoform X1; this translates as MSGAIFAPLEGPGALDAASGPPLVCPLCRARYEHPCLLDCFHDFCAGCLRGRTADGRLACPLCQHQTVVKGPSGLPPVDRLLQFLVDSSGDGMDVVRCANCDQECGKQDAETTYFCNTCGQPLCARCRDETHRARMFARHDIVALGQRSRDVLQKCTLHAEPYIMFSTDKKSLLCIRCFRDMQGESRAHCVDLESAYVQGCERLQQAMLAVKALQTATGEAIALLQAMVDEVRRSAADEEAAIHALFGSMQDKLAERKALLLQAVQSQYEEKDKAFKEQLSHLATLLPTLQVHLAICSSFLSLANKAEFLDLGYELVERLQGIVTRPHRLRPAQSSKIASDYRAEFARCLEPLLLLGPRRAAGAGGGTSTLAGGSGPKVLMGPSCPSPVGKMLGSPVQKPTLHRSISTKVLLAEGDDSPFTEHCRHFENSYRVRGPGTCQLGKAPPLLAKRLQAEMQNLKDQVQELHRDLTKHHSLIKAEIMGDILHKSLQVDTQIALEYASVEGMRAVFQEIWEESYQRVANEQEIYEAQLHDLLQLKQENAYLTTITKQITPYVRSIAKVKERLEPRFQAPVEEPSEHLQNTHDDGVNGEAQARNDPVSVSERREKTSEPRNSRTLSSLAEEPPLKNKDSHRPKPKNGGDVPTWRERPA
- the RNF207 gene encoding RING finger protein 207 isoform X2, with protein sequence MSGAIFAPLEGPGALDAASGPPLVCPLCRARYEHPCLLDCFHDFCAGCLRGRTADGRLACPLCQHQTVVKGPSGLPPVDRLLQFLVDSSGDGMDVVRCANCDQECGKQDAETTYFCNTCGQPLCARCRDETHRARMFARHDIVALGQRSRDVLQKCTLHAEPYIMFSTDKKSLLCIRCFRDMQGESRAHCVDLESAYVQGCERLQQAMLAVKALQTATGEAIALLQAMVDEVRRSAADEEAAIHALFGSMQDKLAERKALLLQAVQSQYEEKDKAFKEQLSHLATLLPTLQVHLAICSSFLSLANKAEFLDLGYELVERLQGIVTRPHRLRPAQSSKIASDYRAEFARCLEPLLLLGPRRAAGAGGGTSTLAGGSGPKVLMGPSCPSPVGKMLGSPVQKPTLHRSISTKVLLAEGDDSPFTEHCRHFENSYRRLQAEMQNLKDQVQELHRDLTKHHSLIKAEIMGDILHKSLQVDTQIALEYASVEGMRAVFQEIWEESYQRVANEQEIYEAQLHDLLQLKQENAYLTTITKQITPYVRSIAKVKERLEPRFQAPVEEPSEHLQNTHDDGVNGEAQARNDPVSVSERREKTSEPRNSRTLSSLAEEPPLKNKDSHRPKPKNGGDVPTWRERPA